cgatattttttgtggaaactgccaGGTTTTCTTCAGGATTTGATTGATAGAGAGTTTGATTAATACagtttacaatacaatacaaatgaaACACTGTTATTGTCCCTTTTAATCAACTGAATGCATTTTGCTAACCGGAGGATCATAGAGAAGATAAAACCACTGAACATACCTTACTGAGCCAAGGCATGATGCATCCCGTGTGGAACAGATGTTTACAGGGCATCTCTCTCACCGTCTCTTGCTCCTCAAACTCCAGCAAACACACCGGACACTTCAGTGCTTTATCTGTCAAATGAAAAAAGATCTTGAGGAAAGCTCAAGAAGAACGACAGTCATGGACACCAAGGATTCAAGACCTTCTAATTCATTCAAACTTGCTGCCAATtccaaacacaataaaacatcCATGTAAATTAATTACCAGCTATCCCGTTGCAGTAATGTCCTCTATGAATGTGTTTGCAGATGATTATGAATGACTAGTCTGTCACCTGCTTGTTCAGGGGAGATGATGACCACAGGAAGACTCTGAACCACGGCTTTGGCTGCAGGAGGCGGGAGGCGCTGGTCCCAATCCGACAAATCAAATGAACCCGAGTCTATGTCAAGACCCTGCATCAGAGACCTATAGCCGCATAATTGTTAAAAAAGGTTGCCAATATCAttagtcctgcagagttttgttccaaccctccaggaactgagtttgataCTCCTGGTCTAGATGGCACTGTAGTGCTAGTTACCTGGCAAGCTCCAGCAGGGCGTTCTGTCGGTACTGTTCTTCTGGATTCGTGGGCTCACAGTCATGCTCATCAAAATATGAGGCCATTTTCTACTTCACCTGATAAACACACAGACCATCTGAATGACATTTAACGGAGTGGCTGTGGAAACCTGAAGGTTCAGGATCGGTTCTAATAATGAATTTGCTAGTTCACTCTAATATAACAATAACCTGGAGTTTCTCTTTTATAACCAATGTTACACTGATCCAACTAAGTTACGATTTTACGATAATCTTGCtgtatttactacatttaaacTGCTTACTATTCAAGAGCAGCCATTGTAAATAGTCAGGTAACAGTTGACAGACAAAGATACATCATATTAGTTGGACATTAAGTAGCGTTACTGTTTGAATTTGAGCTTTGAAAAGATACAGGCTGCTGACCTCAATATCCAACAACTATACCACTGCTAGCTGGCTAGCATAACAATTCAAAGTTATAATTTACTAAACATCAATAAATCTAAAAAAGTATGTACTGACCTTGTTCGACTAAATgtgtgaacaaaaaataaataaacgaaatTCGACCTACTGTAAATTCACCCACTGTTATAAAATTGCTAATCATCAGGATGGAAACTTGTTTGACTGCACTGTCAGCGCGAACACCACAACTCTCGCGATATTTGCGAGAGGACGAGTTGCCAGAGTGTGGTTAAAAAATCCCCCAGCATTGTCATTGTGAAAGCGTTAAATAAGATGTACAGCAGATGtgtgtgactgactgactgagcaACATATAaagatttgattaaaaagttttgcattgcgcacaaacaaaaacaaatctaatttcTAGTCCTGTAGTAGGCAGTTAGTGGGTGTGTGTGGTTGCCATGACACTGAGGGCGATGGGGATGTGTACATGTCAACCAATTTCTGCTGATCAGACCCGTTTCTAGAGAAAACTTCGAGTGGAAACACACTGATGTAAGTGTAAAACCCTATTTTAAAAACCTGGCCAATGTTTTAGAGTtctgaaacaaagcaaaaactgaTTTAATTACTGTTAATTCAGTGAGAGCTACGAATAAACCCATGCTGCACTATGTGTGTAGTTTTTCTTCCCAGCAAGAGAGAAAAAGTATTTGtaaatttttctgtaaaaaaataataataaaaaaaaactgtaaatgtaccttgctgttaatTAGCATAAGTAAATACACATATTGTGAGATATGCAGCTTTGCATTATCCTCGTATGAAATCTGTGAAGTGTTGTAGTTTATTAGACTTTATGAGGTTCTTTAAGAGTCCCTAGTGTTTGCTGGGGACCCTTTCTGCTGCGTATCCTAGGTAACCACGTACCCATGAACTCCCCCCTTAAAACTGGCAACTTTAATTTAAACTCATATGCTTTAGATTCCAAAGAGCTACGTTTAATATTTCATTCTCATGCAGAAATGAACTTTCTCATTTTAGAACAATGATGGAAAATGACAGATCTGGAAAAAACACAGATGAGCTGCTCTCTGTAGGTCAGAAACCATCGAAATTTCCCTTTCATGCTTATCCTGTATCTTCTGTAGTACAAACTGCTGTATATCTCTTTTCTTCTCAGATGTGGATGAGGAGGTTGATGTTTACGGGGTTATACCTCTGGCTTTGTCCCGTGATCACTGTGATGTACTACTGGACGTAATAGACACACAACTGAGTCATCTACAGGTCAAGCACTTAGAGTCTGATGAAATATTGATAAGCATGGCGTATTATTTTTGTCATAGCCAGAGTAAAATTTTGTCCCGATTTTGTATTCCACCAATAGATCCACAGCCAAAGCAAAATGCATGGAGCAAACTCCACGAGATATGAATTTCCTTTCTTGGGTAAGCATGAACCATTTTTCTGCAATAATAATCATATTGAATTTTTAGTAGAGTTTTTTTATGTCCTAtgtatttaatcttattttatcttatttatttattatttgtaaatgcagttgttttcctAATGTTCTGTATATTCCAGGCTATCTTGATCGGAGTCAGTCTGTAAGTAAAGACACAGGCTTGTGGAGCACTGTTCCAACCAATGATAAAACACCATCCAACCTTGACGGGACTCAGTCAGGTAGTCCATGCAATTTTTTCCCATATGTAATTGAACATATAACCCAATCATTATCCAAAGTAGAACAGTTATGAATATTAGGCACAGGCGTAGCTTGACATTTGAGCTCTACAAAGCCAGTCATCTAGTCAGTCAAACTCATTTAAGCTTTTCTATATTACACCTACAAATTTATACTTCATGCACCATTTACGTGATTTTACTATGATTACACTGATCAGCAGTAAGCATGTGAAGCTTGTCACTGCAACCAGATAAACTGTATGGAAATTACTTGTATATTTTATCCACGCTTAACTTAGCAATTATAAATagcaatatacaaataaaaaccctCTACTtccattaatgttattttatagcATAATAGAATTTAAACTTTATAGAATCTAAACAGTTTCTGTTTATTGGTGTTCTTTTTACTGCCTTCTAAAAATCCATCATAATTTCCTCTTCAAAATATCAGAAGGCAAAGATGACAAAACAGAGCATCAGACAATGGAGATGATAAAGTTTGGCGTCGCAGCTACAGATGTGTGGTGTCCTGAGGAAAGTGGCAGCTTGAGCTCCGTGTCCAGTGTTGTTAGAGACTGGAGAGGCTTCTTGGGAGAAATGCTGAGGTGGCAGGGATGGGAAACGAGGAGGATGATGTCACAATGGACAGCGTCTGCACTGAGGACTTCTCAACATGCTTTAGAGAGGAAATATTGGTCCTGCCAGCCTCAGGTACTCATACTTAGCAAGGAGAAGTAAGCAGTTACCTCTAGTCTATTATCTGATCTTGTGCTTTTGGATTTTcccattcagatttttttgcatGTGAATATGAACAAGTcataatggtaatttttttttggatgagatTTATAgttattgtgtaatttttttaaatttgatttttattgatgtatggtttggtaTAATAGGACAATATGTggcacaactatttgaaaatctgaaatctgagggtgcaaacaaatcgggttattgaaaatatataaataatgggtgcaaaaaaataaataaataataaaaatattgatgatata
The sequence above is drawn from the Cyprinus carpio isolate SPL01 chromosome B5, ASM1834038v1, whole genome shotgun sequence genome and encodes:
- the LOC109065593 gene encoding E3 ubiquitin-protein ligase RNF181; the protein is MASYFDEHDCEPTNPEEQYRQNALLELARSLMQGLDIDSGSFDLSDWDQRLPPPAAKAVVQSLPVVIISPEQADKALKCPVCLLEFEEQETVREMPCKHLFHTGCIMPWLSKTNSCPLCRLELPTDNPDYEEFKKDKERRRQREHRLEDLHGAMYT
- the LOC122137435 gene encoding uncharacterized protein LOC122137435 — encoded protein: MMENDRSGKNTDELLSVDVDEEVDVYGVIPLALSRDHCDVLLDVIDTQLSHLQIHSQSKMHGANSTRYEFPFLGYLDRSQSVSKDTGLWSTVPTNDKTPSNLDGTQSEGKDDKTEHQTMEMIKFGVAATDVWCPEESGSLSSVSSVVRDWRGFLGEMLRWQGWETRRMMSQWTASALRTSQHALERKYWSCQPQRLDEVNQELGQSEED